ACAACCCACCACGGCAAGTCTCGGCCGTATCGTCTGCTCAAAGTAGGACGGGAGCTGGAAACGGAGGAAGAGAGACAATGTTATTCCTAGAATGTTATTCCTAGAATGTTATTCCTAGAATGTTATTCCTAGAATGTTATTCCTATCACTCCCGAATTTGACTTTTTTCCTCGAGGAAGGAATCTAGAGTCTACAATCATTGTATTCACAGTGATCAAATGTATTACAAGTCAAATTTCTTTACACTTGATGTCAAACTTGGTTGGTGGCAATAACGTCTGCCCGGAAAATCATTGGTTAGTCACTTCGTACACAAACAAATTGATATTGAAGTTATATTTAAATACAAACCTGTTGGACTAGTTTGTGAGCATCAGCAATCAATGCAATGATCTGAGCCATGGTGATAGGTGGAGGAGCTGGCGCTGGTGATGGTGTCCTACGTGCCAGGGTCTCATCTCCATTTCCTATATTGGACTTGGTTTCTGGTTTACTTTTTTCCTCTGGTTTTTCTGTCAACTGGAAAAGATTACAAGGATGGCATTACTATGATTTCAAATCCTGCCTCTTTGCAATACACGTCTCATTACCACTCCTCAAGACCATGGACATCAGTACAAGTGCTGAAGAAAATTCACATACCTCTTTTTCTTGAACCTCTCTGATCCATGTGACATAGCGTGCCACAAGCTGTAGGGAGAGCTTCCAGAATCGATGACACAGAGGAGCTACAAACACTTTATTCGACCAACACTTATGCAGACAAGTCCACAATATTTGAGTTGCATGCAGCTGGTATAGGCCTTCTGAAAATGAGAAGAAAATTAGGTATTTGTGGATGTGCAGGCAAGTCGAATGCTAGTCAAATGGTCAATGACTCGAAACTTTTGACGAAGTTACataaaaaagttaaaagttttgggtttatatTCTGATATCAACAATGATAGAGGTTACCATCCAACTTTAAACTTTGACCCTGGTCTAGGTTGACCGTAACTTTTTCCCACAAAGTCTGACCCAGGCTTTAGCTGAGCAATGGAAGATCTGTTTATAAATAAAGTTGTTGTGATAGTGCGCACAGGGTTTTGTACAGCTCCTCAAACGTCTATTTTTTCTAAAACCTTGGCTCACCTTGGGATGAACTGAACGGGGAGAAGAGACCTGTCTCCATAGCACCAGCAACTTCttgaaatctgaaaaatattacACAATATTTGAGAATCACATTAAAAGAATAGGCCAGCAGTTCTCACTTTTCATAAATTCACACTAAATTTTTTAATACGTAGGTCTACGTACAGGAATAAAATCCAACAAGCAACTAGAGTTCAGGTTCCGGTATGTGAAGAATGGCACACCGATTATTTCCAAAAGAGAATGCCAGAACATTTAGAACCTTTAGAACTATCAGAAAGTTTGAAACATTTAGAAGGGACCTTACTGTCGACTTGGCTCTGGGTGCAACTTCCACTGGAAAACAACTGTTTAAGTTGCCAGAAATGTCAGCAGTATGGATTATTCAAAAACGTACCTAATTTGGAAATAAACTGGTAAACTCCATTTGAACATGAACGTATTATAGCTGGGATGCGCACGTAACCTCTTCACACTGGCCTGGGATCCACAATGGCGTTCAAACTGGGCCAGAAAGTCCATACTTATTAAATActtttcatgaaaaatgtcaGGATTTCCAGGTGCAAACATAGAGGGTGTTCTTGCCTCTATGTTATAGACTATTTCAGGCCATACGGCATTGACCAGGAAGTCATAGCCCCTTACAACTTCTCCACCGCTGAAATATGAATATGGTAAAGTTTAATAAAGGTCTGTGAATCGTTGTCAGGATAAGGTTTTAAATTCTCCTAATAAGGAACTTTATTGCCAAAAGGTGACAGTAATAGTGACTGATCTAATACAATAGTGAATCTTTTgtagatcaaattgacatggGCTGGAAGTCCAAAAATTATCCTTATTTGTGTCCTTACCTTTGAGCAGCGCCAGACGTCACTTCCTTCAGCGTCTTACATTGCTGTGGTATAAACTCCAACACCCTGTGGAACATACCCCTCAGACCTTGACCGTTTGCCTGGATAAACTCTTCTGTTATGACCTGAGCAAAGAGTAGGGAAACTCGGTTAGAGAATTGCTGACTCGCAACCAGTGACTGGCCAAGCATCAATTTGACGCAACTTATAAAGGGAATTGGCAAGTGGCTGTTTTTGACGGAGGAGCACTCTTACTTCAAGGGCCTTGGATCTTTTCACCACTATAGTGCAAGGAATCTCAGTTTCACCTCCTCTCAATGAGTCAATCAAAGTGAAGTGACCTGGCCAAGTTCACAAGCGACATGTCAGACACAGGGCATGTCATTAAAACCCCCAAATTTTGAATAGAATGATATGGATTGGGAGTCCTCTCCCCCATTCCTAACAACTTGTCCTTTATCACACACAGAGATAAGTCAATAATGCTTTCAACACCTTTCGATTTTTGACTATTTCTGTCTACAACCTAGTGATCAAGGCAGTGCCAACAAGAGCCTCTCACCTGCTCCATGTAAGGTTTAACCACATACTGCCGAAATAGATTCTCCGCATCCTTCGTCTTGTCGATAGTGGCATATGTTCTCAGACACTGGCGGAGTATGTCCGTCTGCCCTTGCAGTAAACTCTCGTGGAAGAGACCCTCAAGGCTGTACTGTAATGTGGTTGTAATGTTGGATATTCTCTGGAAAATAAGATTTAAGAATTGAAGGAGACAGTTCTAGCAAAAGAAATAACGATGTGAAGTTATAAGTTAATGAACTCAATGCTTTGAAAAAATACCATATTTATTCCAGTCATGGAGTAGACCACTGCCAATTGTTCCCAAGcaatttttgaataaatttttCTTAAAATTCCAAAGAATTACAACAAATCAAACACAAAAAGAAAGCTTTTCCTTTGAAAGATAAGTCaaataaaattcaaaacatCAATGACACTCACTGGTTTAATTTGTTCCACCAATGACAGTCCACGACATTTGCTGACATAGAACTGCAGTTTGTTGAATTCGGTCCCAACACGTTCGAGTAACTGGCCATTTAATTCACTGGTGTGATGCACAGGAgatacatcagcagcttggaTACCGAGCAATTTCTCAATCTTATTGACAGAACTGACAATATTGGTCAACCGGTGTAAACAATCCTTTTTCTCCTTAATTCTCATTCGATGCTGGAGTTTCTCCTCAGTGGCTTTGATGGCTTCGTCTATGGCTGTGCGCACACTCTGAAATTGTCAAAATATAATTTCAGTATCGATATCATATTTTTGTAAGACAGAACACTTGCCAAGCAATGAGAGGTAACAAGAATTACAATCTTGTCATTTTCCTCCACATTTTCCTCCCACACCCGTTATCTGAATCAACCTACTTTACAAATGGCAAGGATTGGATAAAGTCTCATTTCGGCATCAGATTATAGAGAAAACACTGGCTGATAAGTCACATTTCAGAATCTTGAAGAGAACCTGTCAGGTGTGACTTACCAACACTTCTTCCTTCAGCTGCCCAAGGGGGACGGTCAGATTATTTATAGCCTTGTCCATGCCAACCTGAAGAGAAATATGAAAATGCATTATGCATCAGAAATGTGAACAGGAAACATGGGACTTGGATTGTGAAGATGGTTAAGATCGAGGATACAGGTCCTTGACAGCTGAACTAATTTCACAACTTGGTGAAAATCTAATTACCTCTTACTCTTAGCCATGTCAAGATTAGTGGAGAGAATCAATTAATGAAATGGTTGACATTTTCAAGATTCTTACCAAATTTGTTGATAAGTTGACAAAATCTGCATAATCTTTGTTGATGAGTTCTATCATAGCATTCTTCAGGACTTTAAGATATATTGACAAGTCATCTCGCACTGTCTCCAGCTGAACTCGTCTGCGGCAATCGGCAACAAACTCATCAACATGGAATTCATCCTAGGATAAAGAGAGTAGTTACACACTTGTTTGTAAATGAATGATAGTCATATAACATATAGGCATCTGGCTTAAGAATGAGAATTTGTCATAAACAATCCCCATTTACATTACAATACTGACAACTTACTGTCATCAGTTGTCACACTGACTGTGTAGTGTGAGAGGATGATGGACAACATGCAGAGGCCGACCAGAGTGGAGACCGAGGGCGAGGCGACTGTCCCACTCCCAGTGCACAGAAAGAGGCCTACTTACAAATCAATTTGACCCAATCCCCTGGTCCATAAGTTATTTGAGATTGCTCTCTCCTGGAAACCAAGTCCGACAATCGGTAAGTTGTTATAACTCAGAAAAGTGTATACCTATTTCCAGACAAGGTCAAAGAATGGCTAAATTGCCAGAACAAACCTTCATAAAATCATCCTTATTGAAGCAAAGAGGGTGCGGACCAGGCGGCAACGCACTCAAATCGTTCTCAGCTGCCATTTTAAGCCAAAAATCttacaaataaaacaaaaaataattttgccaCATCTTCTATTGTTGTTGGCGTTGTTGTCGTCCTTAATAAACAACCACGCGACTTCATGTCTTCAACCCGGGAAAGTGAACAGTCGGGCCGGAAATGtcttcaaaatggccaaatttgGTCGAGGTGTGCCCTGATTCACAACTTGCGTTTTCTTATTACATTAtgaggatgaagatgaagatgaaggtCACTTTGGCCCTGTAGGAAGTACTGCCCCCAAAAGTAAAGATAGTAGGCTCTTCTTACTGCTACCTCAGGCCGATGAGAGCAGGATGCAGAAGTAGGCTGCAAACGATATCACCTCTGTTGGATGTGCCATTGTGTTAGTTGCAAAAAAGACATTTGAGAGAGTAGGAGGAAGAGGAACTGAATCCACCTTAGATAAAGACAGCTGGTTATTGGTCACAACAATGTCTGTCCTGGGCAATCGCCAAAGGAGTTGCAAtttaagaatacatgtacatttatccaAATGATTCGGGTTCGTCACCAATCTTCTTTTATTTAACGTTCTTGCCATAACTTATACTTAGAGGGACATGGTCAAAATGCTTGATCCTTACAGCTGCTTTTAAGACCCGTTGCATCCTCTTATCCATCACTTTTGAGCAGACCCTGCTAACGTGTGTCTGCATTGAcatgtgtttgatttgtttatTATCAGTAGGTCAACAAAATACCTTGCAACAACATCCTGTGTGCCACCCAGGAAATCAACAAGCAGGAAGTTCTAACCAA
Above is a window of Lineus longissimus chromosome 3, tnLinLong1.2, whole genome shotgun sequence DNA encoding:
- the LOC135484683 gene encoding conserved oligomeric Golgi complex subunit 2-like; the encoded protein is MAAENDLSALPPGPHPLCFNKDDFMKDEFHVDEFVADCRRRVQLETVRDDLSIYLKVLKNAMIELINKDYADFVNLSTNLVGMDKAINNLTVPLGQLKEEVLSVRTAIDEAIKATEEKLQHRMRIKEKKDCLHRLTNIVSSVNKIEKLLGIQAADVSPVHHTSELNGQLLERVGTEFNKLQFYVSKCRGLSLVEQIKPRISNITTTLQYSLEGLFHESLLQGQTDILRQCLRTYATIDKTKDAENLFRQYVVKPYMEQVITEEFIQANGQGLRGMFHRVLEFIPQQCKTLKEVTSGAAQSGGEVVRGYDFLVNAVWPEIVYNIEARTPSMFAPGNPDIFHEKYLISMDFLAQFERHCGSQASVKRLRAHPSYNTFMFKWSLPVYFQIRFQEVAGAMETGLFSPFSSSQEGLYQLHATQILWTCLHKCWSNKVFVAPLCHRFWKLSLQLVARYVTWIREVQEKELTEKPEEKSKPETKSNIGNGDETLARRTPSPAPAPPPITMAQIIALIADAHKLVQQLPSYFEQTIRPRLAVVGCRDNQVYLDSISDSQSSLRDQVNKFDEYIISELTNQCLVHLKMVNDIPRLYRRTNREVPSKASSYVSTLTRPLVVFVEDHENLLLEERKSVWLTAVLTSLTDQYFTITSDVLTSVKKMEDSLKRLKKARGSIASLGQGMSDDDKIRLQIAIDVDALGEQITGFISEKNSIKSYQKLSDMVEGARKSSEAIATVQSDADAK